In Drosophila busckii strain San Diego stock center, stock number 13000-0081.31 chromosome 3R, ASM1175060v1, whole genome shotgun sequence, the sequence AGTTTGTCACAGCGATTATCAGCGTGAGCAGTTGGAGTATCACAACATGTTCTGGGCTGGTTCAGTGGCGGGATTTGTTCAGTCGTTTATTGCCTGCCCCATGGAACTGATAAAAGTGCGACTACAAACACACAGTTGTAAgtgaaatttcttttaaataaatcaaaactaaaatcTGTTAGTTCACAGACTATAATGACTATCTATATGGTCAGCGGCGCACTGTCTACGGCACATTTAGACGGATTGTTAAGAACGATGGCATCACAGGCTTATATCGCGGCTTGCTGCCCATGATGTGTCGGttagtaaataattataactgATAATCTACATACTAATTGCTGATTCTCTGCTCAGCGATGTGCTGCCTTATGGCATCTATATGCTCGTCTATCGCCAGGCTACAGATTATTTGGACAACACAGACTTTGTGCGCAAGCGTCGCACTCGACCAGATGGCtccaatattaatataattgttacCACCTTGGCCGGCGCTTGGGCTGGTATTCTATCCTGGGTCTGTGTCATTCCGTTTGATGTGGTCAAAACCATTATGCAAGCCGATGAGAATCACAAATTTCGTGGCATAACCGACTGTGTGGTGAGCAACTATAGAGCCTACGGCTGGCGCAGCATATTCCGCGGCAGTTGGATGCTGGTGGCGCGTGCTATTCCCTTTAATGCAGCAACCTTCGTAGGGTATGAGTATTCTTTGGACTTGTGTCATAAATATTGATTGCAGCAATAAATCTTAAAGAACAAAAACTATATCAACTTTAAAGTTCAAAAGCTGTTGAGTGATGCTGTGAAGTCAAGTTTAAGACCAAAACCAAATAGACCTTTCTACAAATAAAACCATTTCTTATTTTATGTAACGTTCTTTTTACTCGGCAGCAAGCAACATGTAGAAAACTTAACTAGAGtatattaacatttaacactttgagcttaaactttaaaaaatgccTACAATTTTAGTGTCATCCAACGATGGTTCGATGGGTAGAAGAGCAGCTGGCTCAATTGAAGTGTTGGACGCTTGGTTCGCCTCCCACCAGTCGCAGGTATATTGGCGCAAGCTGGAGAGAGCCAACACGGCATGTGTGTCCAGCTGTTGTTCCTGGGCCAGCCAGTTGCAGTACTCGGAACGTGGACTGGCAAAGCGGCCGCCAAATTGACGCACATAGCGTATGCCAGCAAGCTCCGTCGGCCAATGACGTGCCACACAATCCAGCAGTTGATCTAGTTGGGATGCGGACAACGCCTGATACTGACCAGCAGTGGCTGTCTTTTGCAGCACATTGAGCAGACGCGCCAGCGCTGGCACCGAGACGCGTGGGGAGAGCAACGGCAGCAGTTGCAAGACCAAACGCTGCAGACGCAACTGCACATGGGCGTAGTCGGGCAGCTCGGCTTGACTGGCGGCGACAGCATAGTAGAGATTGTTGAGTATGCTCAAGACACCTTCGATAATGTCGAACTGATGGAACTGCGTGTCTCGTATGACGCCCGAAAGCCAGGAGAGCACACCTACATGCTCCAGCATAATGCGCACGGCGCCGGGTATTTTGACGCAGGTGGAGAGCAccgaaagcagcagcagattggtCTCCAGGGTAGCCAGGCTGGAGTTGTAGAAGCTGAGCAGCACCTTGAAGGTGTTGGTGGACACCAGCAGGAACAGATCCGCGCTGCATTTGATGCCACAACGCAGCACCTCGATGATGAACTCACGATACTGCTGATGCTCCGGCTCCTGCGAGTAGAAGAAGACATTGAACTCGGGTATGGTCTGGAAGTCAAAGCTCTGCTTCAGCTGCAAATACATCATCAGACGCTTGTAGAGCAGATGCGTGGGATCTGTGCTGAGGTTAAAGCTGTGCGCAATGAACAGCGCGGGTATCAGCGGCACACGTGGCGTGCCCCCATGACTGCGTCGCTGCGCCAGCCAGCTGCGCCTCAAATTGCTCAAGCCCGACTGTATATTGTCATAGGCCTGCGTCCACAGTGGCTTCTCATAGAACTTGGCCAGCTCGAAGTGCGTGCGATAGCGCTGCTGGCAACAAGCCGCAGCCAGGCGCATATTCTTGTCCAGCGAGCTCAGGGCGCAGAAGCTCAAGGCGAGCAGACCATTCTGCACAGGCCACTGGGCACGCACCACCGACTCCGGCGCAAAGCAGTGCAGCATTAGCGGCAGCATAAAGGCGGGATCATAGCACTGCTCATAGAGCTGTTCGCGCTTGGGGCACAGACGTCGCAATTGCTGATCAAAGACAGTGACGCCCgactccagctgctgctccaagctGTTGTCGCCAAAGCGCTGCGCTGCCAAAGCGGGCGCATGAAACTCACACGTGGGCAACTGTTGGCTCGACTGCAGCGCACGCCAAATGGGAAAGTTCTCTATGGTGTACTGGCAAACTGTAGGTGCGATCAATGCCAGCACCTGTGCTATGTTGgtctcctgctgctgcagcttgctgcGCTCATCCGGATCTGCTGCACGCAGCGCATAATGAGCCACAGCACTTTCACCCCAGATGAAAGGACGATATTGCGCTAGGTTGACCTCAAAGCGTTCATAGTGCTCCAGCAGCGCCAAGGCATATCGATCGGCGGCGCTCAGTCGCGCTTGATAGGAGCCCAGAATGACTGGTAtatgcgctgcttgcaacgctGAGGGCGCCTTGCGAGCCAGCacctccagcagctgcagtatATGCGTCTTTACATCGCTCGCCTCGCCCAGCAACTGTTCATAGCAGCAGGAATGCGTGCAGATTAGCTcataaagcagcgctgcttgctccTGCTGTGCGCCAGCATGCTCCTCCTGGTAATCCTCGTAGAGCTGCTCACACAGATACGCCATTAGCTTCAGCAAGAGTCCATTTACTTGAtccgcttgctgctgctgctcgggcTGCTCActcagctgcagcgcctgctTCAAGCAGCTGCGACAAAAGTTCAACCAATGTGCTCCATTCAGCACGCGACTCCAGTCTAGCGCCTCgggctgctggtgttgctgccaccAGCTGTAGCAATTGTAGGCCAACTGCTGCAACTTGCCCAGCTGCACGCTTTGCTTCTTCAAATCCAAGCCCAACATTTGCACATTCAGCTGCACATAGTTGCTGAAGATGTTCGCCTGCTGTTGCTCCGACGCCGCTGCATAGGCTTGCTCATAGATCTCGCGCAGCACACGCAGCTGGAACAGCTCAACTGCATCGAACTTCAGCTGTTTCTGTGTGTAATCCACGCACTCCGACTTGGGCATGCATTTGGCCAGCAACTGTGCGCTGGCCTCGGCATGCTCGCGGTAGATCAACGCCGCCTTTTGTGGCTTCTCTATGCTCTTGAGTATGCCTGACTTGTAGCCTTGgtagcagcgctgcagcagcgacgcttccAGCACATACTTGCAATCGAAGGCAACATGCAGCAGGGCATACATTAGCTCCTtttgctccagctgctccttAACATTTGCCGACAATTGGggcagccgctgcagcagcaggcaggaCAACTGTATGCCTGGCTTGCTCAGCTTGCGACCGCTGCTTTGGTTCAGCAGACAGTTGAAAAAGTCCGAGGTGCAGCTGGCaagatgatgatgttgctggctcagaaactgcagcagcgccgaCTCCAGCTGCTCCAACTGTGCCTCACTCAAAGCGCCTCCGCCGGCTTGTGTAAAATGTTGATAGTACAACTGCAGCTTCACCAGAGCCGCTTGGCAATCCACTACAGCCTCTGGCAACATCGCCAaacggcgcagcagcaacagcaacagctcaaaGTAATGTGGCAGCTGCTCATAGTCGTGTGCCTGCAACTTCTGGCAGAGTAACTGCAGCATATGCGCGCATTCCTCAGCATTCAAATCAAAGTTTTCCATTAGCGCAACCACCTCCAGCAGCTGTTCCTGCGCCAGCTGCTTCACATCTGTAGCCAAAGCCATTTCCAAGGccttgagcagctgcagcctaAAGTACGCAGTGTAGCTGACAAACTTGGGCAGCTGGCGACAATGCGCACTTAGACGTCGCAGAAAGCGCACATAGTTCAGCTGCGTGGCGCTGGTGACGCTGAGCAGCTGCGTGGCGGGCAGCTGACTGAGCCGCAGGGCATAGACATAATGCAGCagacgttgcgtatgcgttatgTCCAACTCCTGACCCTGCTCCTGTTCCAGTTCCAGCTTCACACCAGATTGCTGCGCCTGCGCGTCATCCAATTGCTGCGCTATCTGCAGCAATCTTATGAGGAAATCCGCCATGGACTGTGCCTGTCCAGcgcttagctgctgttgctgcatcagctgttgcagcagatACATCACGGCGTGCACATAAATCATATTGCGGCGTGCATTGCTCAAGCTGCCATGCAACGGAAGGAATTGcgcctgctccagctgcagctcaaaggCGGGCAGTTGCTCCTCCGCCTGTTCCTGCCAAGCAAACACCTGCTCAAAGCTTAAACTAGGCTGCGCCTGCAGCAacgtttgctgcagctgcgccaaaAGCGGCCAATGCTGCGCTATATTCGCTGGCAACTCACTAATCTTCGATTGCTGCATGTAGTCCGCATGCTGCTCCAGTTGCGTGCCATAgagctgctgcacttttcCCGGCTTGCTGTGGTAATGATAGAGCAGCACACAAACTAGCTCCACATAGGCATCATATGGTGCTGACAGCTCCACgccctgcagcagcagcggcatcatCTTGCTCAAGGTTAATGTGTCCACATAGGCCTGTACTGTTTGTCCTTGCTCGATTTGATTAAACAGTTTGCGCAAATCTTGGCGCTGATGCACTGCTTCGGAAACATCCAAGGCGGGCAGCTCCTGCTGCTCGACTTCGCTTATGTCCAGCGAGAGCACGCTAAGTAAAATGCTGCTCACTTGCTCCACAGTGGCACCATCGAAGCCCACCAGGGCTTCCAGCCAGATATCCACCTCGTAGCTGCAGCCCTCAAACATGCCCGTATTGTGGAACAGTCTTTGCAGCAGCTCGCCCGCCTCAAGCTTAAGGGCTGCATCTGAGAGCAGATAGGCGCGTATAAAGCTGCGCAGCACCTTCCCAAAGAGCGGCTCCTGCGGCTGAAGTGCACGAGGAAATAGCAAGAGTATGGTTTTAATCGATTTGAGCTCAAGCTGCATCAGGTCTGCCACGGGCTGTGCACCAGGCGTATCAAAGTTAGTCTCGTACAGCGGACGCAGCACATCCAGATAGTCCAATATCTGACTGGTCTTATTAACAAAGGCGCGATTCTCCTTGCACATCAACAGCACAAGATCAAGAGTAACGgacaaatgctgcagcacGTCTACGCCCTCCTGCCCCTGATCCTGTATGCTTAGATAGAGCGAGTACAGTATGCTCTCTATAGTGGGAAAGTTAGTCAGCAGATGATTGAGTAAATCAAACTTGAAACGACGCAACGAGTTGCCCGCACGCTTGGACTGTTCACGTTGATTCACTGCAGTCATATAATTGCTGTACTGTGTCATcatggccagcagcagtcgaTTGACAGCGAGTCTCGCTGGAAATTCCTTGCGCTTGAGCATATATTTGCCGGTAATGTGAAGAAGCGCTTCAAGGGGCAGACAGTGCTCCTTAATCCAGTAGCTAAAGTCGGTGAGCGTCAATTTGTCCAACGAGCCGCCTAGTAGTCCAGGCGGAACTGATAGTATTATACGCGAGAGCAGCTCTAGAGCCTTGGGCAAATCGGGTCCAGAGACGCGCACAGGATTTACATATATAGCGTAATTGCGCACCGTGTTTCGTACCAGGTCTGGACAAGCTTCGAGAGTTTTTAAAATCAGCTCTGTTTGCATTGGATCCGCATAAGGACGATGCAGACTGCCCAGCAGCTGACCTTGCAGCTTATTGTGCTTTAAGCGATAGCTGCTCATGGCATCAAAGCTTATGCCGTGTTTGCGAGAAgtaaacaatagcaacaacagctgatgAGCCGCAGTAGCTACCGCCTCAGCCTCCGGCGAGCGTTGCGGCTGATAGGTGGGCTTGCCAGCTTTGCTGTAAAGCTGCACCAGGCCCTCGGGTCCATGCCAGTTGTAAAGCTGCCGCAGATATTTGCAGCAAACCAAATCAAATACGTAAACTTTCTTGGTCTTCAAGATGTTGGGATTCTCGAGCACGTATTGGCGTAGCGCATTGAGAACCACGCAGACAGTGACATGATCATCAAATACCAGTCCCTTGGCTAGCACCCGTATTAGTTGAGCGCGATCTAAAATGTTTCTTATCAGCAGCGTATTGTTGTCCACCAAAAATGCGAGCACAAAGTGTATGTAGGCCTTGCGTACTGTCTCGGGCTGCTTGTAGTCATTCTTGGAGTGTGACAGCATATCCTCCATGGTCTGCAAGTTGCTCAATATATCGTAGGAACTTAAGACCTGGCGTCCCAATTGCGCATCTACGCATACTATGGCCGTTAGCAGCTTGAGAGCATTGCGTCTATGATTTGGCTGCGCTGACTGCAATAGTTGCTCGAGTACTTGACCATGGGATTTTAGAAAATATCGCGCGGCATGTGCTGCTGATTCCATGTGTGACTTTTGATTGGTAAGGATTTCCATTATTATGCGCTGTAGCGCCTCGCAGAGATAGCCCAAATGCAGCACATTGCTTTTGTCTATGCGATTGAATGCCTCCGCCAGCTCCAAAGGCTTGCCGCGCTTTTCTATATACTTGGCGACAATCTTGGGACGTATTTCGCACATGTATAAAAAGTGGCGCAGCTCTAAgggatttatatatattcaaaaatcatttttgtttgctcataATAATACGCACCtgttataaaattgttgcccTGTAATTTGCTGCGAAAGTTGAGCATTTTGAAATCGTTGGGAAAACGCatttgctgctcctgctccggTTCTATGCCAGAGTCTGGACTAACTTCAGCTTCATCTCCATTTATATcctgtgttttctttttgtgcttCTTCTTTGAAGGCCCTGCTACCTGTGGATCTTGCTCCTCCACTTGCATTTCTGTACTATCCAGCGTGCCGGCAGCCtcttctgttgttgttgcacccTCTTTTGGCACTTTTTTTGGAACAACTTCTTCACCGTCATCTTGATGGTCCGTTGTTGTCTGCTCATGTTTTCTCTTGCGTCGATTTGATTGTATtgccattttatttgatttttttttattaaaatctcTTAGtctagcaaatatttaaaatttaacttttacaaAAAACATGCGTGCAAGTCGCACGTGTTGAGCGCTGATAAATAATATATCGATACAAAACCTATCGGCTCGTTATTATGTGTTGCAAAGCGATCAGAGTATagacaatatttaattttaaattaagcagttaactacaataaatattttgtaaccCTTTTATCaggtttaattaatttaggaTACTTCGGGTTTCTTGTAAGggtttattatataattatattaactgTTTAGTTTACTTTAAGTCCACattgatattatttatttcatagcTAATTTCTAGTCATCTTCCAAAGCATTATTAGTTACTCCAACGTTAGCTCCTTCGTATTTCGGAATTTCTGGTAATGTTGTAGCTCGTTGCTTACCTGGCGCTGGTGGCACAGGTGGTAGGTCTACAGATTTACTTGTACCTATAAAAAGTtagataaattattttagtaaataaataatgcatttgGTTCTCAGGTTTTTAATATTCGCTTACTACAACAACCGCCCATTGTAAGAAAATACACCTTAGGAAAAGCGCTTCCAAACGTGCAAAAGAGgtaaaagtttataatgtactaaatcaaaagaaatcaaaCCGGTGACCAATCGGCTATACGTATGTCTGTCATATCTCAGGGTCTTTGATAAGAATGtgttttgttcttgttttgaAATGTAAAGTGGGTTATTTATACAGACATTTGTATGCGAGTTATCTACaagaaatacattttatttctaCTCTTTGAGAGCATTTAACGAGTCGACTGCGCCCAAAGCTTTACCTGCAAAATAGCCAATTTAGATAAGCTCTTATCATATTTGGGGTCTGTTAATTTTATACTGTTCGCGCCGTCATCAAATAACGATTACATTTATCGATTCGATTTAAACGCACAGCGTTCGCTTTCCAGCACTGTCTCAAACAGCTGATTGACTTAAGCGCATGCCTCTTGCTCTCATTTTggcgctctctgtctctcttgaCGAAACGTAAACATTTTGtgataaaaatgttttaaatcaaaagtgtTAATTAAAACCGAAATCAAAGTCAATGTGACTGCGGCTGTGAAAGCTGACGGTTCTATAAGCGCGTGCagtataaataatatcaacttaatataaaagtcTTATTTAGTTACGCGTCGGAATCGCAGTCTCTCGTGAGCgtgctttttgctttcaacCTGTTTCAGCAACATTGTGAATGTCAGCCGCAAAGTGtaaaaagcaagaaattttggcccaaaagcaaacaaacaagaatCATTATAAACCGCAATAAAACAGACAACTCTAACGCTTTAGCGCTCCAGCTTTGCtgacaatttataaaaacagcTAAGGCAATTGAAAACAGACTATTTTGGTGCGCacaataaacacaattaaagAGTTGGCTGGCTCCAACTCTCAGCGTCAACATAACCAGCCGCCATGGACGACGAATTCAAGCTTTGTTGGAAGAATTTCCAGGATAATATTGCCAGTGGCTTCCAAAATTTATACGATCGCGGCGATCTGGTGGATGTGACGCTAGCCTGTGATGGCAAACTGTTGCAGGCGCACAAAATTGTGCTTGCCATTTGCAGTCCGTACTTCCAGGAGATATTCACCACGAATCCTTGCCAGCACCCCATCAGTAAGTAACCAACATGTTGTCTTTTAAgctacatatatgtgtgtgtgtttttatttatagacagTTATTGGCTGAGATTTTTCACAAGTTCTGCTCAAAGTTTGTTTACCCAAATAGTTGACGTTATTATTCGTTTGGTGTTTAAACGAAAACTGCATTTGAAATGATATACATAACTCTAATTAAATTGTGACTTGTAAGGATTAATTCGAATAAGCAAATATGCCAGAGACGATGGTATTCAATGTATTCATAAGATTCCCACATTATTCCTTATAAATACTAAAGCGTTCCATTGCGCCCATGAGAAGTGTGGTAGTCAGCTGCAATTGTCACTTTATTATTTAGTGGGCATAACCCCATTGTTAAAGTAATAATTTAGCTTGtcataaatcaataaacaaatatcagTTGTGCATGATAATCCTCTATTGCCGTCGCCACGTTGTCTCTAGATGCAGCTCCCATTTCcacaatttccatttccatttttatCGTAAGCGTACCCGTGCCCACTCACTCCTATGCACCTATGATAACACAAGCTCCCCACTTGAGCCGTGTTGGGTGCGTTGCTTACCTCATCATGTACTTCAAATTGGTTAACACAACTGAATAGAACTCAACCTACATATCGTACATGGACTCTGGAATCGTACATGGATATCATATCGCTTGCTCCGTCAATCGATCCCGCTTCCCCGCTCCACTCCCTAGCTAGTGGAGCTGACAGTCACTACTGTGACTGGCCGGCTGGCTTGTTCTACACGGTTGCCTGCTGCACGGTGGCTTTATCAGATCAAGCggcaataaacaacaatattttatctTTCAAGTAGCAGCAGAAATGTGCTacctaacaacaataacaagaaggGAACAGCACCATAAGCGTTATTTTCAAagataaagaaaatattaatatacgctataaataatgctttggggctaaattattaaaaataaaccaagtcaataatacaaaaaaaaaaaaaaaactaaaatgtgcCAACAAGtagatattgttgttgtggctactgctgctgtgtgttACACTCAAATAACAAcggccaacaaaaacaaatattttatcttTTTATCGCGTTAACAATCATTTATTTCTTACCTAACTGTTCCACAACTATTTGTAGCTGTTTTGACTTCGACTAATTCTACCTCACTCTGCTCACGGTGTCCGAGCTCTAGAAACACTCGAAGACCATTTCGAGATATTGATTAAAAGAGGCCCACCACTCAAAGCTCTTAACAACGatatcaaaatttttttaaccTGAAGCAGATTCGTTGAAATGTCTTCCATGTTTTTAAGTACTGTCTACAATAGCttgaaagcatttaaaaaaattatagtcCCCTTTTTGCACACACTAAACCGATATTTTCGCACCATAATCCTCTTTACCAAGAGTTAATTATCTAATTATATATTCCATTCGAATTACAATGCTTATTGGgtataaatagttaatacgATTCTGAAGGCTTAtcagttttatatttagtgcCAAGTACTTTGGGCTTAATTTTCAATCGTAAAATATGATTTTAAGCTAATAGCCCCAGATAACATTTATGCAGACTCAAACTTGTGTGTCcatgtgtatgtatacacCTGAATAAACCTTAAGAAAAGTCCATGTCTGAATAAccaaagtttttgtttcaagTACCTTCCAACGATTAATCTGATACTACCTATAATAAATGAAGATAGTATAATATCGAGCGAGACCCCgcattattttataaagtgAGTAGCCGTGGCAGAGGCGTCCTTAAAGgggtatattttaaaaattatcatTGATCTTTACCTTATTCTAACCCCTTGAGCATGCACGTCTCTGGCTTGCAGCAGTTGTATCATTAATCTGTTCTTACGTATTATAACGGGAGCACATTTTATGAGCGTATCATATAATATCAGACTTTGGCATTAAGCatatgtacaaaatatttattataccaTACCTTATACTACTATTGACATATCGAAGTAATTTATGAGTCAAAATAGCAGTAGCTACAAATATCTTTATACTTCTATAACCACTTATCGCTCGGGTAATACCATGACGGAGCAGCCAAAGCCTTAAAACTAAACTTTGTGTGGATTAAGAGCTTAGATAAAGAACGATAATAACGAAACTCTATTATTGTCATTATTCTAAAcactatattatataaatatatattcaaaatattcataatatCGAAAGatattgcagctgttgcttagCATTCTATGCATTTAACATTGGAGAAGCGCGTTTAACATTAACACCCGTAACTACTTGACTACGATGGCGTTTATAGATAACATTTTCGTATTAATGTTTGTACTACGACTGTCGAAAGTGCGACAGCCCActccaatacacacacatgtacaaacaaaaagagagaACCTACTATTGGCGCTCTGATTCGATAAACATTTAtcataatcataaaataaaactttgtaCAAAAGCAATTGACTGCAATCTTATTGGTTGTTGCTGTCTAAAGTGGGCTGGGCGTAGGCTATAGAATAAAACCAAATAGAAATAGGTGTAGGCTCTATAAAGCAACTATGCTCTGTTCGCTCAATAAGTATATGAGTGTATGTATATCGTGGTGCGCTATATTCAGAGCAACGAGCTCTGAGCTACAAAGAACTGTTTGCGATATCAGTAAAGGTTAGCTCAGGGGTCAGGCATAAAACAGAGAACAGAAATCGGAATCAGAATACCGAAAAACGGACTTAATTCTGATCTGGCAcacatatttttaagcaaacaaactctCCTCCTCTCAATtgcttgaatattttatatttgtctgTTCCTACGCTTATCAACTTGCCTCAACATACGGCGGATTTATCATGTTTTTCGTGAACTTTAGACAAAAGTTTATCTACAGTTGCTCTTCGTGATGATTTTTATTGATACAACGCATGCTGTGTATGGATCTCTTTGTATTTcgttatatacatactatgtCAATAGGTTTTAGGAATGTATTTAGTTTCATCTCATTAATCTAATATTTATCTCTATTAGCGATGTCAAATGCTTTTCGTTTTAGACATACACATAGGTTTTTGTATGATTAGCTCGATTTGATCAGCAGTCAATCTCATGTGTGTATAAAGGTTTTGAGATCGATAGAGGTTAAAAACTCTGTAGTTGTATTAAGCTCGGATTTTGATCTTTGCAATACGTACACGGACATGGcatggcgacgacgacgagacACAACTAAGAGATACGAACAGCAGATAGAAATACGACAACGTTGCCTCAGATTAAGCAACAGAGCGAGAGGAGGCGCTCGTTCCTATactataaacatatatgtaaaaattgttattgagTACAAGtgataatattgtttttaactaGATGTGAATGTGGCTGATGCGTATTGAGATTGAAATTATTACAGTGGGGCAAAAACTAGGTTATAATAATCTTATTGCCGATTCTATGGTTAATCGTCGTTTGGATTTCGTTGCTAGCCTACAAAGATGTATAATATTCTGAAATATCCgcacataaatattagaaaataaaatgttagaatttatattatagAACAGCGCTAGTATACAGATATTTCGACTCTTTAACTTTAATGGTACATTTATTTTGGGAACCACTGTGCCGCAGCTTGAGCTTAAAGATCAGAACCCGGACGAGCACGAGAACGGACACGGGTACAGCATTCGCCGTAGGCCGTGTCGAAAGGCAACGTTGAGATGATATGTGTATTAtgcctttgctgcttatttaataattattatttttcttgttgctgttgctttagctgttgctgctttgtggctgttgttgagtttatatttaagtttttcaGATTTCTTATCATAGATGTTTTTATGTATTGATTTAGTATTTGAACGTACAGATGATAACATCTCCACTATAAATGTGACCTCCTTTCCttgatgttgatgttttttttttgttttgtcaatacattttaaatgtacAACGTAATATGGAGTGAAAGAAATTCCctagtaattaaaaatatcacattaataaacaatttttatatttttatttttgtttttctgcttttaGTTATACTTAAAGATGTCAGCTTTAATATTATGTGCGAGTTGCTGGAGTTCATGTACCAGGGCGTGGTGAATGTGAAGCATACAGAGCTGCAGTCTTTTATGAAGATtggacagctgctgcaaatcaaaGGATTGGCCACCAATTCAAACGCTTCACCCGGCTCAAGCGCGTCGGAGAAGTCTGCGCATCAGGCTGTC encodes:
- the LOC108603981 gene encoding solute carrier family 25 member 45 is translated as MKWENYCDYVAGCIGGACGVLVAHPLDTIKTWQQASNTSVLSAVQEIYKRNKGINGFYRGMLFPLMSTGAINSLLFGIYGNHLRQLRRVCHSDYQREQLEYHNMFWAGSVAGFVQSFIACPMELIKVRLQTHSYYNDYLYGQRRTVYGTFRRIVKNDGITGLYRGLLPMMCRDVLPYGIYMLVYRQATDYLDNTDFVRKRRTRPDGSNINIIVTTLAGAWAGILSWVCVIPFDVVKTIMQADENHKFRGITDCVVSNYRAYGWRSIFRGSWMLVARAIPFNAATFVGYEYSLDLCHKY
- the LOC108603980 gene encoding uncharacterized protein LOC108603980 encodes the protein MAIQSNRRKRKHEQTTTDHQDDGEEVVPKKVPKEGATTTEEAAGTLDSTEMQVEEQDPQVAGPSKKKHKKKTQDINGDEAEVSPDSGIEPEQEQQMRFPNDFKMLNFRSKLQGNNFITELRHFLYMCEIRPKIVAKYIEKRGKPLELAEAFNRIDKSNVLHLGYLCEALQRIIMEILTNQKSHMESAAHAARYFLKSHGQVLEQLLQSAQPNHRRNALKLLTAIVCVDAQLGRQVLSSYDILSNLQTMEDMLSHSKNDYKQPETVRKAYIHFVLAFLVDNNTLLIRNILDRAQLIRVLAKGLVFDDHVTVCVVLNALRQYVLENPNILKTKKVYVFDLVCCKYLRQLYNWHGPEGLVQLYSKAGKPTYQPQRSPEAEAVATAAHQLLLLLFTSRKHGISFDAMSSYRLKHNKLQGQLLGSLHRPYADPMQTELILKTLEACPDLVRNTVRNYAIYVNPVRVSGPDLPKALELLSRIILSVPPGLLGGSLDKLTLTDFSYWIKEHCLPLEALLHITGKYMLKRKEFPARLAVNRLLLAMMTQYSNYMTAVNQREQSKRAGNSLRRFKFDLLNHLLTNFPTIESILYSLYLSIQDQGQEGVDVLQHLSVTLDLVLLMCKENRAFVNKTSQILDYLDVLRPLYETNFDTPGAQPVADLMQLELKSIKTILLLFPRALQPQEPLFGKVLRSFIRAYLLSDAALKLEAGELLQRLFHNTGMFEGCSYEVDIWLEALVGFDGATVEQVSSILLSVLSLDISEVEQQELPALDVSEAVHQRQDLRKLFNQIEQGQTVQAYVDTLTLSKMMPLLLQGVELSAPYDAYVELVCVLLYHYHSKPGKVQQLYGTQLEQHADYMQQSKISELPANIAQHWPLLAQLQQTLLQAQPSLSFEQVFAWQEQAEEQLPAFELQLEQAQFLPLHGSLSNARRNMIYVHAVMYLLQQLMQQQQLSAGQAQSMADFLIRLLQIAQQLDDAQAQQSGVKLELEQEQGQELDITHTQRLLHYVYALRLSQLPATQLLSVTSATQLNYVRFLRRLSAHCRQLPKFVSYTAYFRLQLLKALEMALATDVKQLAQEQLLEVVALMENFDLNAEECAHMLQLLCQKLQAHDYEQLPHYFELLLLLLRRLAMLPEAVVDCQAALVKLQLYYQHFTQAGGGALSEAQLEQLESALLQFLSQQHHHLASCTSDFFNCLLNQSSGRKLSKPGIQLSCLLLQRLPQLSANVKEQLEQKELMYALLHVAFDCKYVLEASLLQRCYQGYKSGILKSIEKPQKAALIYREHAEASAQLLAKCMPKSECVDYTQKQLKFDAVELFQLRVLREIYEQAYAAASEQQQANIFSNYVQLNVQMLGLDLKKQSVQLGKLQQLAYNCYSWWQQHQQPEALDWSRVLNGAHWLNFCRSCLKQALQLSEQPEQQQQADQVNGLLLKLMAYLCEQLYEDYQEEHAGAQQEQAALLYELICTHSCCYEQLLGEASDVKTHILQLLEVLARKAPSALQAAHIPVILGSYQARLSAADRYALALLEHYERFEVNLAQYRPFIWGESAVAHYALRAADPDERSKLQQQETNIAQVLALIAPTVCQYTIENFPIWRALQSSQQLPTCEFHAPALAAQRFGDNSLEQQLESGVTVFDQQLRRLCPKREQLYEQCYDPAFMLPLMLHCFAPESVVRAQWPVQNGLLALSFCALSSLDKNMRLAAACCQQRYRTHFELAKFYEKPLWTQAYDNIQSGLSNLRRSWLAQRRSHGGTPRVPLIPALFIAHSFNLSTDPTHLLYKRLMMYLQLKQSFDFQTIPEFNVFFYSQEPEHQQYREFIIEVLRCGIKCSADLFLLVSTNTFKVLLSFYNSSLATLETNLLLLSVLSTCVKIPGAVRIMLEHVGVLSWLSGVIRDTQFHQFDIIEGVLSILNNLYYAVAASQAELPDYAHVQLRLQRLVLQLLPLLSPRVSVPALARLLNVLQKTATAGQYQALSASQLDQLLDCVARHWPTELAGIRYVRQFGGRFASPRSEYCNWLAQEQQLDTHAVLALSSLRQYTCDWWEANQASNTSIEPAALLPIEPSLDDTKIVGIF